Proteins from a genomic interval of Spiroplasma endosymbiont of Lonchoptera lutea:
- a CDS encoding IS3 family transposase (programmed frameshift) — protein MGNKTSYSEEFKKQIVMLYKNDKSVINLGKEYNLPKPTIYSWIKNYNNSGSFKAKDNRTVEENELIYLRKENQQLRMENDIFKASSTDNREKITIINNNKNKYSVRKICKILGLLKSTYYYQTNKCTKFDVNNYEQEVISAFNKSRKIYGARKIKAVLIRKNIILSRRKIRFIMIKNNLVSKYTKLKYCNHKKTVNNDEINNVLNRQFNDKKPNEVVVSDLTYVQVGTKWHYICLLIDLFNREVIGYSAGPNKTAELVQQAFHKITRPLNKITLFHTDRGNEFKNKIIDEILITFKIKRSLSSKGCPYDNAVAEATYKTFKTEFINGKKFANLTQLKCELFDFVNWYNNIRIHGSLNYLTPVEFRKYQST, from the exons ATGGGAAATAAAACCTCATACTCTGAAGAATTTAAAAAACAAATTGTAATGCTATACAAAAATGACAAAAGTGTTATTAATTTAGGGAAAGAATATAATTTACCAAAACCAACTATTTATAGTTGAATTAAAAATTATAATAATTCTGGGTCATTTAAAGCAAAAGATAATCGCACTGTCGAAGAAAATGAATTAATTTACTTGCGAAAAGAAAACCAACAATTACGGATGGAAAATGACATTT TTAAAGCAAGCAGCACTGATAATCGGGAAAAAATAACAATAATTAATAACAACAAAAATAAATATTCAGTGAGGAAAATATGTAAGATTTTAGGTTTACTAAAATCAACATATTATTATCAAACTAATAAATGCACCAAGTTTGATGTTAATAATTATGAACAAGAAGTTATCAGTGCATTTAATAAAAGTCGCAAGATTTATGGTGCTCGTAAAATTAAAGCTGTTTTAATAAGAAAAAATATCATTTTATCACGACGAAAAATCCGATTCATTATGATCAAAAATAATTTGGTTTCTAAATACACCAAGTTAAAATATTGTAATCATAAAAAAACAGTTAATAATGACGAAATTAATAATGTTTTAAATCGTCAATTTAATGACAAAAAACCAAATGAAGTTGTTGTTAGTGATTTAACATATGTTCAAGTTGGCACTAAATGACATTATATTTGTTTATTAATTGACTTGTTTAATCGCGAAGTAATTGGCTATAGTGCTGGGCCAAATAAAACTGCTGAATTAGTTCAACAAGCTTTTCACAAGATAACACGACCATTAAATAAAATAACTTTATTTCATACTGATCGTGGTAATGAGTTTAAAAATAAAATTATTGATGAAATTTTAATAACCTTTAAAATTAAAAGATCATTAAGCTCCAAAGGATGCCCATATGATAATGCTGTTGCTGAAGCAACTTACAAAACCTTTAAAACCGAATTTATTAACGGTAAAAAATTTGCAAACTTAACACAACTAAAATGCGAACTATTTGATTTTGTTAATTGATATAACAATATTCGAATTCATGGCAGTTTAAATTATTTAACTCCCGTTGAATTTAGAAAATACCAGTCTACATAA
- a CDS encoding IS30 family transposase encodes MYKYLTIESIIAIKEYKSYGFSIRKIAKAIDYSKSTVHRVCKLLNQNLLPLEILNQVQKNKQNAGRKLIILTLTEINTINHLLITKNYALDIIADFLKKNKIKNISTKTLYNMFKTNRMGFDEKNLLRKGKNKPHKQKETRGRINNCKSIHERNLIIPNIKNIQEFGHLEGDTIVGKDHKSSIITLADIWSKTTIPLKTKNHKAESITQSIIKFISKLIPGTIKTITFDRGKEFSKWKLIEKNCNVKIYFADAGKPCQRGLNENNNGILRRYLPKSTDLSSYKQKDLNSIAFQINSTPRKSLSYKRPIDLIQLF; translated from the coding sequence ATGTATAAGTATCTGACTATTGAATCAATAATAGCAATAAAAGAATATAAAAGTTATGGATTTTCTATTCGTAAAATAGCAAAAGCAATTGATTATAGTAAATCAACTGTACACAGAGTTTGTAAATTATTAAATCAAAACTTATTACCATTAGAAATATTGAATCAAGTTCAAAAAAATAAACAAAATGCAGGTAGAAAATTAATAATTTTAACTTTAACAGAAATTAATACTATCAATCATTTGTTAATTACTAAAAATTATGCTCTTGATATAATTGCTGATTTTTTAAAGAAAAATAAAATAAAAAATATTTCAACAAAAACTTTATATAACATGTTTAAAACAAATCGAATGGGTTTTGATGAAAAAAATTTATTGAGAAAAGGCAAAAATAAACCTCATAAACAAAAAGAAACTAGGGGCAGAATTAATAATTGTAAATCTATTCATGAAAGAAATTTAATCATTCCAAATATTAAAAATATACAAGAATTTGGCCATTTAGAGGGAGATACTATCGTTGGTAAAGATCATAAAAGTTCTATTATTACTTTAGCTGATATATGATCAAAAACCACAATTCCTTTGAAAACTAAAAATCATAAAGCAGAAAGTATTACACAAAGTATAATAAAATTTATTTCAAAATTAATACCAGGAACAATTAAAACTATTACTTTTGATCGTGGTAAAGAATTTAGTAAATGAAAATTAATTGAAAAAAATTGTAATGTTAAAATTTATTTTGCAGATGCCGGAAAACCTTGTCAAAGAGGTTTAAATGAGAACAATAATGGTATTTTAAGAAGATATTTACCAAAATCTACTGATTTATCTTCATATAAACAAAAAGACTTAAATTCTATAGCATTTCAAATTAATTCTACACCCAGAAAATCATTATCTTATAAAAGACCAATAGATTTAATACAATTATTTTAA
- the fba gene encoding class II fructose-1,6-bisphosphate aldolase, giving the protein MTKLVNPTAMLQKARKENYAIAHFNINNLEWIKAILKAVQETNSPVILGVSEGAIKYMGGVKTVYGLVTNLMDFIKVTVPVALHLDHGQTVESCIAAIDAGFSSVMFDGSHHPLAENLKLTAQVVDYAHRKNVAVEAEVGTIGGEEDGVIGTGELATLDECQAMKNLAVDFLAAGINNIHGPYPKNWDGLKLDLLKNISENISLPLVLHGGSGIDMEQIKQAISLGISKINVNTELQLEFQQATRQYIIAEKDQVGKGYDPRKLLNSGTVAVENKAKQLLAEFGSLGKA; this is encoded by the coding sequence ATGACAAAATTAGTTAATCCAACAGCAATGTTGCAAAAAGCGAGAAAAGAAAATTATGCAATTGCGCATTTTAATATTAATAATTTAGAATGAATTAAAGCAATTTTAAAAGCAGTACAAGAAACTAATAGTCCAGTAATTTTAGGAGTATCCGAAGGGGCAATTAAATATATGGGGGGAGTTAAAACGGTTTATGGATTAGTTACTAATCTAATGGATTTCATTAAGGTGACTGTTCCCGTAGCATTACATTTAGACCACGGTCAAACTGTTGAATCGTGTATTGCAGCGATTGATGCTGGTTTTTCTTCAGTAATGTTTGATGGTAGTCATCATCCTCTTGCTGAAAATTTAAAATTAACTGCCCAAGTAGTAGATTATGCTCATCGTAAAAATGTTGCTGTTGAGGCCGAAGTGGGAACTATTGGTGGTGAAGAAGATGGTGTTATTGGTACGGGCGAATTAGCAACCCTTGATGAATGTCAAGCAATGAAAAACTTGGCGGTTGATTTTTTAGCTGCCGGAATTAACAATATTCATGGTCCATATCCTAAAAATTGGGACGGTTTAAAATTAGATTTGTTAAAAAATATTTCTGAAAATATTTCTTTACCACTAGTATTACACGGTGGTTCGGGAATTGATATGGAACAAATTAAACAAGCGATTAGTTTAGGAATTAGTAAAATTAATGTTAATACGGAATTACAATTAGAATTTCAACAAGCAACCCGACAGTATATTATTGCTGAAAAAGATCAAGTGGGTAAAGGTTATGATCCGCGAAAATTATTAAATTCGGGAACTGTTGCTGTTGAGAATAAAGCGAAACAATTATTAGCAGAGTTTGGTAGTTTAGGTAAAGCTTAA
- a CDS encoding CTP synthase, producing MTKYIFITGGVVSSLGKGIAGASIGHILKDSGLKVFMQKFDPYINVDPGTMNPYEHGEVFVTADGSETDLDLGHYERFIDENLTCYSSITAGKAYLEVIEKERNGDYEGKTVQVVPHLTDIIKNKIYLASTVSKADIIIGEIGGTVGDIESLPFIETIRQIRMEKGKENVLFIHVALVPFIAASGEFKTKPVQHSVKELLSLGIQPDIVLARSEQELSAQLIDKISLFCNVNRNAVFSAYDVDNIYKVPIVLYEQDILTTLASLLHLKIKHNNLKKLKLFLQKASDAKNKVITIYLVGKYIELPDAYLSVLESLKLAGYEKGVEVKVQWISANDIDENNYEDIFKHCKGIVVPGGFGYRGIEGKILAAKYARKHHIPYFGICLGMQTALIEFGQDVCKLPDAHSEEFFPECKNPILHLIRGKNSTDHVGGTLRLGNYDITIEDKTHVSKLYKKKVIQERHRHRYEVNNDYLDLFKEKGIIFSGMYKEQSLVEIIELKNHPFFIGSQFHPEFTSRPSKSNPLFIGFIEAVIKAY from the coding sequence ATGACAAAATATATTTTTATTACGGGTGGTGTAGTTTCCAGTTTAGGTAAGGGAATTGCTGGCGCTTCAATTGGTCATATTTTAAAAGATAGTGGATTAAAGGTTTTTATGCAAAAATTTGATCCATATATTAATGTTGATCCAGGAACAATGAATCCCTATGAGCATGGTGAGGTTTTTGTTACTGCTGATGGTAGTGAGACTGATTTAGATTTAGGTCATTATGAACGCTTTATTGATGAAAATTTGACTTGCTATTCATCAATTACTGCTGGTAAAGCATATTTAGAAGTAATTGAAAAAGAGCGGAATGGTGATTATGAAGGTAAAACAGTTCAAGTAGTACCGCATTTAACAGATATTATTAAGAATAAGATTTATTTAGCGTCAACTGTTAGTAAAGCCGATATTATTATTGGTGAAATTGGGGGCACAGTTGGTGATATTGAGTCATTACCATTTATTGAAACGATTCGGCAAATAAGAATGGAAAAAGGGAAAGAAAATGTGTTATTTATTCATGTTGCTTTAGTACCATTTATTGCTGCTAGTGGTGAATTTAAAACAAAGCCAGTTCAACATTCAGTTAAAGAATTATTGTCGTTAGGAATTCAACCAGATATTGTTCTTGCTCGTAGTGAACAAGAATTATCAGCACAATTAATTGATAAAATTTCTTTATTTTGTAATGTTAATCGTAATGCTGTTTTTAGTGCTTATGATGTGGATAATATTTATAAAGTACCAATTGTTCTTTATGAACAAGATATTTTAACAACGCTTGCTTCGTTGCTACATTTAAAAATTAAACATAATAATTTAAAGAAATTAAAATTGTTTTTACAAAAAGCTAGTGATGCTAAAAATAAAGTTATTACAATTTATTTAGTTGGTAAGTATATTGAATTACCGGATGCGTATTTATCAGTTTTAGAGTCATTAAAGTTAGCTGGTTATGAAAAAGGTGTTGAAGTTAAAGTGCAATGAATTAGTGCCAATGATATTGATGAAAATAATTATGAAGATATTTTTAAACATTGTAAAGGTATTGTTGTACCTGGTGGGTTTGGTTATCGGGGCATTGAAGGAAAAATATTAGCTGCTAAGTATGCTAGAAAACATCATATTCCTTATTTTGGCATTTGTTTAGGCATGCAAACGGCATTAATTGAATTTGGCCAAGATGTTTGTAAATTACCAGATGCTCATTCTGAGGAGTTTTTTCCTGAATGTAAAAATCCGATATTACATTTAATTAGAGGAAAAAACTCAACTGATCATGTTGGTGGTACATTGCGACTAGGAAATTATGATATTACTATTGAAGATAAAACGCATGTTTCGAAATTATACAAGAAGAAGGTTATCCAAGAACGCCATCGGCATCGTTACGAAGTAAATAATGATTATTTGGATTTATTTAAAGAAAAAGGAATTATTTTTAGTGGTATGTATAAAGAACAATCTTTAGTGGAAATTATTGAATTAAAGAACCATCCGTTTTTTATTGGTAGTCAATTTCATCCTGAATTTACTTCCCGACCAAGCAAATCAAATCCATTATTTATTGGATTTATTGAAGCAGTAATTAAAGCATATTAA
- the rpoE gene encoding DNA-directed RNA polymerase subunit delta has protein sequence MNKSLVNLAYEFLIKRKHAGFKEIYDYVKIAKETPIEAEAKEMVNLYTDMVLDNRFLLIQDKEWGLRQDYKYDEIKKQLEFLFAINDDIDPKKLEVTEIIDEVDDTFEESIDDEEDELEIDSDDEEDEVDWDEIEKEIEENN, from the coding sequence ATGAATAAGTCTTTAGTTAATCTGGCATATGAATTTCTTATTAAGCGAAAACACGCTGGTTTTAAAGAAATTTATGATTATGTTAAGATTGCCAAGGAAACACCAATTGAAGCTGAAGCAAAAGAAATGGTTAATTTATATACTGATATGGTATTGGATAATCGTTTTTTGTTAATTCAGGATAAGGAATGGGGGTTACGACAAGATTATAAGTATGATGAAATTAAGAAACAATTAGAATTTTTATTTGCTATTAATGATGATATTGATCCTAAGAAATTAGAAGTTACTGAAATTATTGATGAAGTTGATGATACTTTTGAAGAAAGTATTGATGATGAAGAAGATGAATTAGAAATTGATAGCGATGATGAAGAAGATGAAGTTGATTGAGATGAAATTGAAAAAGAAATAGAAGAAAATAACTAG
- a CDS encoding HD domain-containing protein: protein MMSQWMVRDSIYGNINVQESVIIALINSKEFQRLRRILQLGGGQFVFPSAVHNRFSHSLGVYYLIDKIFRNSSFDNVSNEEKTLTKIAGLLHDLGHGPFSHSFEKVSPINHEQWTITIIQNEQSQINQVLKAFNIDVQAVCQIIAKTHPNKILLSLVSSQLDCDRMDYLLRDSYHTGVEYGNFDIDWIMENLRIINNEIVYDEKALFAIENYLLGRYHMYWQIYNHKVGISFDYLLVNIFKRLKYLFTKNFKFKTDIALVVPLLQENNSEQLNVSHYLQLDDYSLMSLFSLLAKEEDNILQDLTDRIVNRRFFKLIPNVNANDLKNYQKLLVAGNYDLDYYLIIEEFNQPTLYQQNLMEQPIKLVNKNDLVFNLEKKSKLINTNEQSSKQVEKQQYVLLPKEVLVQT from the coding sequence ATGATGAGTCAATGAATGGTTCGTGATAGTATTTATGGTAATATTAATGTTCAAGAATCAGTTATTATTGCTTTAATTAATAGTAAAGAGTTTCAACGCTTAAGAAGAATTTTGCAATTAGGTGGTGGACAATTTGTTTTTCCTAGTGCTGTTCATAATCGCTTTAGTCATTCATTAGGAGTTTATTATTTAATTGATAAAATTTTTAGAAATTCTAGTTTTGATAATGTATCTAATGAAGAAAAAACTTTAACAAAAATTGCTGGTTTATTACATGATTTAGGGCATGGCCCTTTTTCTCATAGTTTTGAAAAAGTTTCGCCAATTAATCATGAACAATGAACAATTACCATTATTCAAAATGAACAATCGCAAATTAATCAAGTTTTAAAAGCATTTAATATTGATGTGCAAGCTGTTTGTCAAATTATTGCTAAAACCCATCCTAATAAAATTCTTTTATCATTAGTAAGTTCCCAACTTGATTGTGATCGGATGGATTATTTGTTAAGAGATTCTTATCATACAGGTGTTGAATATGGAAATTTTGATATTGATTGAATTATGGAAAATTTACGAATTATTAATAATGAAATTGTTTATGATGAAAAAGCATTATTTGCAATTGAAAATTATTTGTTAGGTCGTTATCATATGTATTGGCAAATTTATAATCATAAAGTTGGCATTAGTTTTGATTATTTATTAGTAAATATTTTTAAACGCTTAAAATATTTATTTACAAAAAATTTTAAGTTTAAAACTGATATTGCTTTAGTTGTACCTTTATTACAAGAAAATAATTCCGAACAATTAAATGTAAGTCATTATTTACAACTTGATGATTATAGTTTAATGAGTCTTTTTAGTTTATTAGCTAAAGAAGAAGATAATATTTTGCAAGATTTAACAGACCGCATTGTTAATCGAAGATTTTTTAAATTAATTCCTAATGTCAATGCTAATGATTTAAAAAACTATCAAAAATTGTTAGTTGCAGGAAATTATGATTTAGATTATTATTTAATTATTGAAGAATTTAATCAGCCAACATTATATCAGCAAAACTTAATGGAGCAACCAATTAAATTAGTTAATAAAAATGATCTAGTATTTAATTTAGAAAAAAAATCTAAATTGATTAATACTAATGAACAAAGTAGTAAACAAGTTGAAAAACAACAATATGTATTATTACCAAAAGAAGTTTTAGTACAAACATAG
- the gltX gene encoding glutamate--tRNA ligase, with translation MKKIRLRYAPSPTGYLHIGGARTAIFNYLFAKHYNGTFIVRIEDTDLERNVSGGIASQLDNLRWLNIVIDETIDTLGNFGPYQQTERLQIYIKYANELVTNNLAYYCYCSAEQLSQVKQKQIDQGIAPSYDGKCWSLSISDIKAKEVLGIKPSIRIRIPENKSYILNDLVRKEVIFASKDISDFVIIKSNGVATYNFAVVIDDYLMKISHVLRGEEHLSNTPKQLVVYEAFNWTPPIFGHLPLIVNENRKKLSKRDGTIVQFISQYRELGYLPAALFNFFVLLGWSPPDTQEIYSISQLIAIFDKNRFSKSSSLFDVNKLNWINNKYIQKLDAIAYWELCLPFLCKVYEIKAYPLVWWQEVVALYQQELIYGQQISGLVAMFIEDDIVATEVIEYLKTNDVLLVINNFKQLIQNLKQWDDDSINGIITTIKKEQNLKGKDLLMPIRIASSKRMVGPQLVKTIKLLGQKKVMNNINEILEIFNRAR, from the coding sequence ATGAAGAAAATACGATTACGCTATGCACCTAGTCCAACAGGATATTTACATATTGGTGGTGCCAGAACAGCAATTTTTAATTATCTATTTGCTAAACATTATAATGGCACATTTATTGTGCGAATTGAAGATACTGATTTAGAACGAAATGTTAGTGGTGGTATTGCGTCACAATTAGATAATTTGCGATGATTAAATATTGTTATTGATGAAACTATTGATACATTAGGTAATTTTGGTCCATATCAACAAACTGAGCGCTTACAAATTTATATTAAATATGCTAATGAGCTTGTTACTAATAATTTAGCATATTATTGTTATTGTTCAGCAGAACAATTAAGTCAAGTGAAACAAAAGCAAATTGATCAAGGAATAGCGCCAAGTTATGATGGTAAATGTTGAAGTCTTTCTATTAGTGATATTAAAGCAAAAGAAGTTTTAGGGATTAAACCAAGTATTAGAATCCGAATTCCAGAAAATAAATCTTATATTCTTAATGATTTGGTACGAAAAGAAGTAATATTTGCTAGTAAAGATATTAGTGATTTTGTTATTATTAAATCAAATGGGGTGGCGACTTATAATTTTGCTGTTGTTATTGATGATTATTTAATGAAAATTAGTCATGTTTTACGAGGTGAGGAGCATTTATCTAATACTCCAAAGCAATTAGTAGTCTATGAAGCTTTTAATTGAACACCACCAATTTTTGGTCATTTACCATTAATTGTTAATGAAAATCGGAAAAAATTGTCAAAACGCGATGGAACAATTGTACAATTTATTAGTCAGTATCGCGAATTAGGATATTTACCAGCAGCGTTATTTAATTTTTTTGTTTTATTAGGTTGATCACCACCAGATACGCAAGAAATTTATTCAATATCGCAATTAATTGCTATTTTTGATAAAAATCGTTTTAGTAAATCTAGTAGTTTGTTTGATGTTAATAAACTTAATTGAATTAATAATAAGTATATTCAAAAATTAGATGCGATTGCTTACTGAGAATTATGTTTGCCATTTTTATGTAAAGTTTATGAAATAAAAGCATATCCGTTAGTTTGATGACAAGAAGTAGTTGCTTTGTATCAGCAAGAATTAATTTATGGACAACAAATAAGTGGTTTAGTTGCGATGTTTATTGAAGATGATATTGTGGCTACGGAAGTTATTGAATATTTAAAAACTAATGATGTTTTATTAGTCATTAATAATTTTAAGCAATTAATTCAAAATTTAAAGCAATGAGATGATGATAGTATTAATGGTATTATTACTACAATTAAAAAAGAACAAAATCTTAAAGGTAAAGACTTATTGATGCCAATTAGAATTGCTAGTTCAAAACGAATGGTAGGACCACAATTAGTAAAAACAATTAAACTTTTAGGTCAAAAAAAAGTAATGAATAATATTAATGAAATATTAGAAATATTTAATAGGGCGAGGTAA
- the ychF gene encoding redox-regulated ATPase YchF → MSLKAGIVGLPNVGKSTLFNAITNSKVEAANYPFTTINPNVGIVKVPDSRLNKLEEIFQPEKVIANNFEFTDIAGLVKGASLGLGLGNKFLGHIREVDAICEVVRCFDDSNVNHVETTIDPIRDIEIINLELILADYDIVIKILQKLEKLVKNDKNPVLLKEINLLKKIKEALFDGKPIRRLELTVEEVNLIKHYSFLTSKPILYIANISEKDLVDKTNKWVEKVKDYAIAEKSQVIVICAKTELEISSLEDNDKEEFLKSLNLETSGLDQMISKTYRTLGLSTFFTAGKKEVRAWTFKSGMEAVECASIIHTDISRGFIKLEVYSYDDLVKYGSENAVKLSGKLRFEGKNYLVSDGDICYFRFNV, encoded by the coding sequence CGATTAATCCTAATGTTGGTATTGTTAAAGTACCCGATAGTAGACTTAATAAGTTGGAAGAAATTTTTCAACCTGAGAAAGTTATTGCTAATAATTTTGAGTTTACAGATATTGCGGGACTTGTTAAAGGGGCATCATTAGGCCTTGGTTTAGGTAATAAGTTTTTAGGTCATATTCGTGAAGTTGATGCGATTTGTGAAGTTGTGCGTTGTTTTGATGATAGTAATGTTAATCATGTTGAAACTACGATTGATCCGATTAGAGATATTGAAATTATTAATTTAGAATTAATTTTAGCAGATTATGATATCGTTATTAAAATATTACAAAAATTAGAAAAACTTGTTAAAAATGATAAAAATCCAGTTTTACTGAAAGAAATTAATTTATTAAAGAAAATTAAAGAAGCGTTATTTGATGGTAAACCGATTCGGCGTTTAGAATTAACAGTTGAAGAAGTTAATTTGATTAAACATTATAGTTTTTTAACTAGTAAACCAATTTTGTATATTGCAAATATTAGTGAAAAAGATTTAGTGGATAAAACTAATAAGTGAGTTGAAAAAGTTAAGGATTATGCTATTGCTGAGAAATCACAAGTTATTGTTATTTGTGCAAAAACAGAATTAGAAATTTCATCGTTAGAAGATAATGATAAAGAAGAGTTTTTAAAATCATTAAATTTAGAAACATCAGGCTTAGATCAGATGATTTCAAAAACATATCGCACATTAGGTTTATCAACATTTTTTACAGCTGGTAAGAAAGAAGTTCGTGCTTGAACATTTAAAAGTGGTATGGAAGCTGTTGAATGTGCTAGTATTATTCATACTGATATTTCTCGTGGTTTTATTAAATTAGAAGTTTATAGTTATGATGATTTAGTTAAATATGGTAGTGAGAATGCCGTTAAATTGTCAGGAAAGTTACGATTTGAAGGGAAAAATTATTTAGTTTCTGATGGTGATATTTGTTATTTCCGTTTTAATGTTTAA